The Theileria orientalis strain Shintoku DNA, chromosome 3, complete genome genome window below encodes:
- a CDS encoding uncharacterized protein (alpha/beta hydrolase fold-1 domain containing protein) has translation MGNKIDSLIFRPPPVSYSISDPHLHLIPTPNGNSIAAYFIRHRNARFTVIFSHGNAEDIGNVFSNVVQRMSNWNCNVFMYDYPGYGLSDGVSTEESLYYCTDISYKYLTNSLNVDKNTVIAYGRSLGCTCAIYLGVKYKLLGVVLQSPFLSILRIKLSFSLPFDKFNNLERSKYLRCPALVIHGEDDELIPAQHSAELIKSIPNVYYYFIKDGGHNNLDHEFTALMDSCLIEFFNFLMLRHICRGSQGYYDEDIISIAGYNNSKNLMHRNNSRRRSQYFKGNDVCDIFGESVSGSGELAADSGIEDNVHESGLSKCFLCSFC, from the exons ATGGGGAATAAGATTGATTCTTTGATATTTAGGCCTCCTCCGGTGTCGTACAGTATTAGCGATCCACACCTACACTTGATTCCTACACCTAATGGCAACTCAATCGCAGCCTATTTCATTAGACACAG GAACGCTAGGTTTACCGTGATATTCAGCCACGGCAACGCCGAGGACATTGGAAACGTCTTCAGCAACGTGGTACAGAGGATGAGCAACTGGAACTGCAACGTGTTCATGTATGACTATCCAG GATATGGACTGAGTGACGGCGTGAGCACTGAGGAGAGCCTGTACTACTGCACCGACATTTCGTACAAATATTTGACAAACTCGCtga ACGTTGATAAAAACACTGTTATTGCCTACGGCAGGAGCCTCGGGTGCACGTGCGCGATATACCTCGGCGTGAAGTACAAGCTGCTGGGAGTGGTCCTGCAGAGCCCCTTCCTCAGCATCCTGAGGATCAAGCTCAGCTTCTCGCTGCCCTTCGACAAGTTCAACAACCTTGAGAGGTCGAAGTACCTGCGTTGTCCCGCCCTGGTCATCCACGGCGAGGACGACGAGCTCATCCCCGCGCAGCACTCGGCCGAGCTCATCAAGTCCATTCCCAACGtgtactactacttcaTCAAGGACGGCGGGCACAACAATTTGGACCACGAGTTCACCGCGCTCATGGACTCCTGCCTGATCGAGTTCTTCAACTTTCTCATGCTCAGGCACATCTGCCGCGGCTCCCAGGGCTACTACGATGAGGACATCATAAGCATTGCCGGCTACAACAACTCCAAGAACCTGATGCACAGGAACAACTCCCGCCGCCGTTCGCAGTACTTCAAGGGCAACGACGTGTGCGACATTTTTGGCGAGTCTGTCAGCGGTTCTGGTGAGCTGGCCGCCGACTCCGGTATTGAGGACAACGTCCACGAAAGTGGTCTCAGCAAGTGCTTCTTGTGTTCATTCTGTTAA
- a CDS encoding uncharacterized protein (protein of unknown function DUF1000 family protein) translates to MNSNFGSVDYLLQNNPLKSQSKSAFDLYETKNLALQDRCIDLTTSTALNVLDGTCGLRDILFSCSESRNSMVSDVDPQLILKVFFREPVCINSITLRANSKPENVDASPPKTVQIYGNRGEFDFSESDSVEPDQVVELKGFGPEDKISLKGTKFTHVKSLQIFIVDNTDDTDQTFLNELVIWGNVHPNYK, encoded by the exons ATGAATTCAAACTTTGGGAGTGTCGATTATTTATTGCAAAATAATCCTCTTAAATCTCAATCGAAATCGGCCTTCGATTTATACGAAACCAAGAACCTGGCTTTGCAGGACAGATGTATAGACCTCACGACTTCTACCGCGTTGAACGTCCTCGACGGAACTTGCGGTCTCAGAGACATACTCTTCTCCTGCTCTGAGTCGCGCAACTCCATGGTTTCGGACGTTGACCCGCAGCTGATCCTCAAGGTCTTCTTCAGAGAGCCCGTTTGCATAAACTCCATAACTCTCCGGGCCAACTCTAAACCCGAGAATGTGGACGCCAGTCCCCCCAAGACAGTCCAG ATATATGGCAACAGAGGCGAGTTCGACTTCAGTGAATCTGACTCTGTTGAGCCTGATCAGGTGGTCGAGTTGAAGGGGTTTGGTCCTGAGGACAAGATAAGCCTGAAGGGGACCAAATTTACCCACGTCAAGAGTCTGCAGATATTCATCGTAGATAACACTGATGACACTGATCAGACGTTTTTAAACGAGCTGGTAATTTGGGGAAACGTTCACCCTAACTACAAATAA
- a CDS encoding protein translocation complex subunit gamma chain translates to MKFQVPKLFLDPSNPVGYTVKVVTEFVNGSTRLVRKCTKPDRKEYMRILNACSVGFFIMGFIGYFVKLLFIPVNNILVSSPK, encoded by the coding sequence atgaagtttCAGGTTCCAAAACTGTTTTTGGACCCCTCAAATCCCGTTGGATACACAGTGAAGGTTGTAACGGAATTTGTTAACGGGAGTACCCGCCTAGTCCGCAAGTGCACAAAACCGGATCGTAAGGAGTATATGAGGATACTCAACGCCTGTTCAGTTGGATTCTTCATCATGGGATTCATTGGCTATTTTGTAAAACTATTGTTTATACCTGTTAACAACATACTGGTGAGCTCTCCAAAGTGA
- a CDS encoding 60S ribosomal protein L37a: MAKRTKKVGLAGKYGTRYGASLRKQAKKIELLQHASYGCPFCGKTATRRKAVGVWQCKGCKKKMAGGAWSLVTSSASSVKATIDRLNKQKLETS, encoded by the exons ATGGCCAAGCGTACAAAGAAG gTTGGATTGGCCGGCAAATATGGTACTCGTTACGGAGCTTCCCTGAGAAAGCAAGCTAAGAAGATTGAACTATTGCAACACGCCTCATACGGATGCCCCTTCTGTGGAAAG ACTGCTACCAGGCGTAAGGCCGTGGGCGTTTGGCAGTGCAAAGGATGCAAGAAGAAAATGGCAGGAGGAGCCTGGTCCCTGGTCACATCGTCAGCCTCGTCAGTCAAGGCAACAATAGATCGTCTCAACAAACAGAAACTGGAAACATCATAA
- a CDS encoding uncharacterized protein (sodium:neurotransmitter symporter family protein), whose protein sequence is MNTIKSGSLIHENDARSINETELSHAGSRARSVQAKPPLRVRLIEKATAYSKSTSYRRHVYSKYTSDKMYRNVERDEIQGEANRALMRKDCFQANYNDYIPSSFDKVYDRDRLINIPFDDIDAIGRLQPNQEKMLSISNFRTPFEYLTSSMSFGALSLNKSFIKSNITLTASNQFSIGSSGINQASIGSSMSNQMPINQSSIGSGAGTQMPINQLSLAGINQSSIGSKSENVIVDLIKNGMSPGEVAKLSDVFQYPSCFRKVTGSIIPWLQRQLRLGYWNNNSSLFILCLTMALSVGSVETIFKLNSTWGGLIFLFTYLVAFLFIVQPMFCLELGLGQLFRCSPFEIFDKLVPGMGGVGVAMVILCLLSACIASSRTCSEYLIYLSNVFREKMVWTLSELDVERCESLGKNVLECTKLNPLCYIVEGQCRANRLGKAYLAYQDLFDNPDVDLGYVDYKLVVGTAVTYFLVFTLQMIGLTNFTFFAFILVVVIFFLSHAQVYFSTLLEGSTSYFFDSITKMDLKMLYKNSRLWSHSVRCCIYEYVIGNGIYSTLASKSRIGYDLSSEALGVGILSGYVTSLQFFSALALVGYFCLRMGKVPEDILWMLEQDSSFVLLPMGFIATHNMERTLLVLQFCSCFILITFTLSIQIEVIMTTLTRFVKVRKVYVAAAISSIMVLACVPLCSRGGKRIIWFLEIAVGDLGRVFMVLMTCIVIGWFYGSEEQIKKVGRLPLYVFNATFWVGNVAASLGELLDETLPLYVMWLFRVLGILLAVLLSTLTYLLRPPKSTAADYANKDQAEYTVDNSYTLNSPFASIKENYDAALLKEYEKRKASEAYEGSGKPAIPEFGYRSVKSGPTSKAGSPRNLVIASHIGSIGPEQTYVKTYEGYENRDAGSAAGDNFEQMGNAASVGNPDNVNKETQENLRQLRRERRKQRTRELGELMLTLFIGNIEVFRREFGRISPMNKTHNICWSVVWSISIKWVSCCLLSNALADILEEILSAERVERNIHTIPTKFKVLTIVIWLLLILIIALYPLLKKFIYKKRKLEVIDLYELPSCPREMTRFKFKIGYLFRELY, encoded by the exons ATGAATACTATTAAATCGGGTAGTTTAATTCACGAAAACGATGCAAGATCGATAAACGAGACGGAGTTATCCCACGCAGGAAGCAGAGCACGAAGCGTACAAGCAAAGCCACCACTGAGAGTGCGCCTAATCGAAAAGGCGACGGCGTACTCGAAGAGCACGAGCTACAGAAGACACGTGTACTCAAAGTACACCTCGGACAAAATGTACAGGAACGTGGAGAGGGACGAAATACAAGGAGAAGCAAACAGAGCGCTGATGCGCAAGGACTGCTTCCAGGCAAACTATAACGACTACATCCCGTCGAGCTTCGACAAGGTGTACGACAGAGACAGACTGATCAACATACCGTTCGACGACATCGACGCAATAGGAAGGCTGCAGCCGAACCAGGAGAAAATGCTCTCAATAAGTAACTTCAGAACGCCGTTCGAGTACCTGACCTCGAGCATGAGCTTCGGAGCGCTGAGCCTGAACAAGAGCTTCATCAAGTCGAACATAACGCTGACGGCCTCGAACCAGTTCAGCATCGGAAGCAGCGGAATTAACCAGGCGAGCATCGGGAGCAGCATGAGTAACCAGATGCCAATCAACCAGTCGAGCATCGGGAGCGGAGCAGGAACCCAGATGCCAATCAACCAGCTGAGCCTGGCGGGAATTAACCAGAGCAGCATTGGAAGCAAGTCTGAGAACGTGATCGTGGACCTGATCAAAAACGGAATGAGCCCGGGAGAAGTGGCGAAGCTGTCGGACGTGTTCCAGTACCCGAGCTGTTTCAGAAAGGTGACGGGCTCGATCATCCCGTGGCTGCAAAGGCAGCTGAGGCTGGGCTACTGGAACAACAACTCATCGCTGTTCATCCTGTGCCTGACGATGGCGCTCTCAGTGGGCAGCGTGGAGACGATATTCAAGCTCAACTCGACCTGGGGAGGCCTGATCTTCCTGTTCACATACCTCGTGGCCTTCCTGTTCATCGTGCAGCCGATGTTCTGCCTAGAGCTGGGCCTGGGGCAGCTATTCAGGTGCAGCCCCTTTGAGATATTCGACAAGCTGGTGCCGGGCATGGGCGGAGTGGGAGTGGCGATGGTGATCCTGTGCCTGCTGAGCGCGTGCATCGCCTCGAGCAGGACGTGCTCGGAGTACCTGATATACCTGAGCAACGTGTTCAGAGAGAAAATGGTGTGGACGCTCTCGGAGCTTGACGTGGAAAGGTGCGAAAGCCTGGGCAAAAACGTGCTCGAGTGCACGAAGCTGAACCCGCTGTGCTACATCGTGGAGGGGCAGTGCAGGGCAAACAGACTTGGCAAGGCGTACCTGGCGTACCAGGACCTGTTCGACAACCCGGACGTGGACCTGGGCTACGTCGACTACAAGCTGGTGGTGGGCACGGCAGTGACCTACTTCCTGGTATTCACGCTGCAGATGATAGGACTCACGAACTTCACGTTCTTCGCCTTCATCCTGGTCGTGGtgatcttcttcctctcgCACGCGCAGGTCTACTTCAGCACGCTGCTGGAGGGCTCGACGTCATACTTCTTCGACTCAATCACGAAGatggacctgaagatgcTCTACAAAAACTCGAGGCTGTGGTCGCACTCGGTGCGCTGCTGCATCTACGAGTACGTCATCGGAAACGGGATATACTCGACGCTCGCGAGCAAGTCGCGCATCGGGTATGACCTGTCGTCGGAGGCGCTCGGCGTCGGCATCCTCTCGGGCTACGTCACGTCGCTGCAGTTCTTCTCGGCGCTGGCGCTGGTGGGCTACTTCTGCCTGCGGATGGGGAAGGTGCCGGAGGACATTTTGTGGATGCTGGAGCAGGACTCGTCCTTCGTGCTGCTGCCGATGGGCTTCATCGCCACGCACAACATGGAGCGCACGCTCCTGGTGCTCCAGTTCTGCTCCTGCTTCATCCTGATCACGTTCACGCTCTCGATTCAGATCGAGGTGATCATGACGACGCTGACGCGGTTCGTGAAGGTGCGCAAGGTCTACGTGGCGGCGGCAATATCGTCGATCATGGTGCTGGCCTGCGTGCCGCTGTGCAGCAGGGGAGGGAAGAGGATCATCTGGTTCCTGGAGATAGCGGTGGGGGACCTGGGCAGAGTGTTCATGGTGCTGATGACCTGCATCGTGATAGGCTGGTTCTACGGCTCCGAGGAGCAGATCAAGAAGGTGGGGCGCCTGCCACTCTACGTGTTCAACGCGACCTTCTGGGTGGGGAACGTCGCAGCCTCGCTGGGGGAGCTGCTCGACGAGACGCTGCCGCTCTACGTGATGTGGCTCTTCCGCGTGCTCGGAATCCTGCTGGCAGTGCTGCTGTCGACACTGACGTACCTGCTGCGCCCGCCAAAGTCGACCGCGGCGGACTACGCGAACAAGGACCAGGCGGAATACACGGTGGACAACAGCTACACGCTGAACAGTCCATTCGCGTCGATCAAGGAAAACTACGACGCGGCACTGTTGAAGGAGTACGAAAAGAGAAAGGCATCGGAAGCGTACGAGGGCTCGGGAAAGCCTGCGATTCCGGAATTTGGGTATCGCTCAGTCAAGTCGGGGCCAACGTCAAAGGCCGGCAGTCCCAGAAACCTGGTGATCGCCAGCCACATTGGCAGCATAGGGCCTGAGCAGACGTACGTAAAGACCTACGAGGGGTACGAAAACAGGGATGCAGGCTCGGCGGCAGGAGACAACTTTGAGCAGATGGGCAATGCTGCCAGTGTCGGAAATCCGGACAACGTGAACAAAGAGACTCAGGAGAACCTGCGGCAGCTAAGGAGGGAGCGCAGGAAGCAGAGGACGAGGGAGCTGGGCGAGCTGATGCTGACGCTGTTCATAGGCAACATAGAGGTGTTCAGAAGGGAGTTTGGGCGAATCAGCCCGATGAACAAGACGCACAACATTTGCTGGTCGGTCGTGTGGTCGATTTCGATCAAGTGGGTGTCCTGCTGCCTCCTCTCGAACGCGCTGGCTGACATCCTCGAGGAGATCCTGTCCGCCGAGCGCGTGGAGAGGAACATCCACACGATCCCGACCAAGTTCAAGGTGCTCACGATAGTGATATGGCTCCTGCTGATCCTGATCATAGCACTCTACCCGCTGCTCAAG AAGTTCATCTACAAGAAACGGAAGTTGGAGGTGATCGACCTGTACGAACTGCCCTCGTGCCCTAGGGAAATGACTAGGTTCAAGTTTAAGATTGGGTACCTGTTTAGAGAGTTGTATTAG
- a CDS encoding DEAD-box family helicase, with protein MPKAKNVATEDLVDYEEEEGESKVATKDVIKSAGGKKSKADGTMGRGSYVAIHASGFRDFFLKPEILRAISDAGFEHPSEVQHETIPHAITGVDILCQAKSGMGKTAVFVLSILQQLDVDADEPVKRDAQDNLRPISRVSCVGISHTRELAFQIKNEFDRFSKYLPSVRCEVVYGGVPIQKDVAMLKDPEKMPHILVGTPGRLLALVKGKHLNMDSVRHFVLDECDKCLEKLDMRQDVQSIFMATPKKKQVMFFSATMTPEVRELCKRFMQSPVEVFVDDESKLTLHGLLQYYVKLSESVKNRKLNDLLDTLEFNQVIIFVKSVSRAVTLNNLLTECNFPSIAIHAGLDQSERISRYTQFKNFDKRILVATDLFGRGIDVERVNIVINYDMPDSTDSYLHRVGRAGRFGTKGLAITFVSSPEDSSALADVQKRFEVTIPEIPETIDTSLYLNQ; from the exons ATGCCTAAAGCCAAGAACGTAGCTACGGAGGACTTGGTCGATTatgaagaggaggaaggcGAATCCAAGGTTGCAACCAAGGACGTTATAAAGTCGGCGGGAGGGAAGAAGTCGAAGGCGGACGGTACGATGGGACGCGGCAGCTACGTCGCAATCCACGCCAGCGGGTTCCGCGACTTTTTCCTTAAGCCCGAGATCCTCAGGGCGATCTCGGACGCAGGCTTCGAGCACCCGTCGGAGGTGCAGCACGAGACTATCCCGCACGCGATCACGGGAGTCGACATCCTCTGCCAGGCCAAGAGCGGCATGGGAAAGACGGCAGTCTTCGTGCTGAGCATCCTGCAACAGCTCGACGTGGACGCGGACGAGCCCGTCAAAAGGGACGCCCAGGACAACCTGAGGCCGATCAGCAGAGTTAGCTGCGTGGGCATCAGCCACACCAGAGAACTCGCATTCCAAATTAAGAACGAGTTTGACCGCTTCAGCAAGTACCTGCCCTCGGTGCGCTGCGAGGTCGTGTACGGCGGCGTGCCGATCCAGAAGGACGTGGCAATGCTGAAGGACCCGGAGAAGATGCCGCACATCCTCGTGGGCACGCCCGGGAGACTCCTGGCGCTCGTCAAGGGCAAGCACCTGAACATGGACTCGGTCAGGCACTTTGTGCTCGACGAGTGCGACAAGTGcctggagaagctggacaTGCGCCAGGACGTGCAGAGCATCTTCATGGCGACgccgaagaagaagcaggtcatgttcttcagcgCCACTATGACGCCCGAGGTGCGCGAGCTCTGCAAGCGCTTTATGCAGTCGCCCGTCGAGGTCTTCGTCGACGATGAGTCGAAGCTGACGCTCCACGGCCTGCTCCAGTACTACGTCAAGTTGTCCGAGAGCGTCAAGAACAGGAAGCTGAACGACCTCCTCGACACCCTCGAGTTCAACCAGGTGATCATCTTCGTCAAGTCCGTCTCGAGGGCAGTGACGTTGAACAACCTTCTGACTGAGTGCAACTTCCCCTCAATCGCCATCCATGCAG gaCTGGACCAGAGTGAGAGGATTAGCAGGTACACGCAGTTCAAGAACTTCGACAAGAGGATTCTGGTGGCCACCGACCTCTTCGGGCGCGGCATCGACGTCGAACGCGTGAACATCGTGATCAACTACGATATGCCGGACTCGACCGACTCGTACCTGCACAGAGTAGGCAGAGCAGGCAGGTTCGGAACAAAGGGACTCGCAATCACCTTCGTCTCCTCGCCAGAGGACTCTTCGGCTCTCGCAGACGTGCAGAAGAGGTTCGAAGTCACAATTCCGGAGATACCTGAGACTATTGACACGTCACTTTACCTCAACCAGTAA
- a CDS encoding 2-C-methyl-D-erythritol 2,4-cyclodiphosphate synthase, translating to MFKLFLVYYLTSLNQSECVKFNKSVELQQRHHVANVTSVVPSPSYPDPNHYRVGIGYDLHRLVRSTSLGRPLKLGGVSVPGSSVRVLAHSDGDVVLHSVSDAILGALGKGDIGDYFPDSDPQFEGLDSAKVLRSVVELMSELNYLLVNVDVCILLESPKLGPLKARIRDSLGVLLGHSAVVNVKAKTNERLDSVGGGFAVACHSVALLRHRS from the coding sequence atgtttaaattatttcttgtatattatttaaccAGTTTGAATCAGTCTGagtgtgttaaatttaataaatccGTCGAACTTCAGCAACGGCACCATGTGGCAAACGTGACCAGCGTCGTTCCCTCGCCCTCCTACCCGGACCCCAATCACTACAGGGTCGGAATAGGCTACGACCTCCACAGGCTCGTACGCTCAACTTCCCTTGGGAGGCCTCTCAAGCTCGGCGGCGTCTCCGTTCCCGGCAGCTCAGTCCGGGTCCTCGCACACAGCGACGGCGACGTGGTCCTGCACTCGGTCTCCGATGCGATCCTGGGCGCCTTGGGCAAGGGCGACATCGGCGACTACTTCCCCGACTCCGACCCGCAGTTCGAGGGCCTCGACTCCGCCAAGGTCCTCCGCAGCGTCGTCGAGCTCATGTCTGAGCTGAACTACCTCCTCGTCAACGTCGACGTCTGCATACTGCTCGAGTCGCCCAAGCTCGGGCCCCTCAAGGCGAGGATTCGCGACAGCCTGGGCGTGCTCCTCGGCCACAGCGCCGTCGTCAACGTCAAGGCGAAGACCAACGAGCGCCTCGACTCGGTCGGCGGCGGTTTCGCCGTGGCTTGCCACTCCGTGGCGCTTCTGCGTCACCGCAGCTGA
- a CDS encoding membrane transporter codes for MEGISDTPTPTSTGFQAENALNGSEPSMNKSILSASLIYMILSYLNTFGNVGMYLVSYMRVSGNRPNVSFSSVSCIFSLAVLLQSLSGLFTSTVEKALGTRKITIIGCTITALAHIACAFNLHNLTSLLFFYSVVGGVASGLILPIPLDAAVRTNPSKRGYICGSVYFYGGILTVLLCPLQTFYINKGDVRLGDIVKPSDSDVYYKDVKLLNRLPKLFILQGLLYLVVLAICVYYLDFPKDREPSPDYAEEPEIEYETFITKRLNNTGDFKSNYKNDYTQYLYLWFLIYLSWQSIIYLQSYWKIVALLKLDGSDLFITFIGAAASASNIVGRIFWGIIFDMIGWKISWIILVSGTLFLTVASYFLFEYNLTVYGIWITTVFFIHSGVFSIGPMTAHQFFGPNKFIMSVGFLNTARAASGLTALIYANFNFSRWNDHLPITVSLICLASLLIIWLFNTGKNKGVTPA; via the exons ATGGAGGGAATTTCGGATACACCTACTCCAACTTCCACTGGCTTTCAGGCCGAAAATGCGTTAAATGGGTCAGAACCGTCAATGAATAAGTCAATTTTGTCCGCTTCGTTGATCTACATGATTCTGA GTTATTTAAACACCTTCGGTAACGTTGGCATGTATTTGGTCTCTTATATGAGAGTGTCCGGGAATAGACCCAATGTCAGCTTCAGTTCAGTCTCTTGTATCTTTTCCCTGGCAGTGCTCCTTCAGAGCCTAAGCGGTCTTTTCACCAGCACTGTGGAGAAGGCACTGGGGACCAGAAAAATCACAATTATCGGCTGCACGATCACTGCGCTGGCCCACATAGCCTGCGCTTTTAACCTACACAACCTTACGAgcttattatttttttactcGGTAGTCGGAGGAGTCGCTTCAG GCCTAATACTTCCAATACCTTTGGATGCTGCTGTTAGAACGAACCCGTCCAAGAGAGGATATATATGTGGATCAGTGTACTTCTACGGCGGCATACTGACGGTACTGCTGTGTCCTCTGCAAACATtctatataaataaagGAGACGTTAGACTGGGCGACATAGTAAAGCCCTCAG ACAGTGACGTATACTATAAAGATGTTAAGCTACTAAATAGGCTGCCTAAGCTATTCATATTGCAAGGCCTACTTTATTTGGTAGTATTG GCAATTTGTGTGTACTATCTGGATTTTCCCAAGGATAGAGAACCATCGCCGGATTATGCAGAGGAGCCAGAGATAGAATACGAGACTTTTATAACCAAAA GGCTGAATAACACTGGCGACTTCAAGTCTAACTACAAAAATGACTATACGCAATACCTATACCTGtggtttttaatatatttgagTTGGCAGTCGATAATTTATCTCCAGTCGTACTGGAAGATAGTGGCACTGTTAAAGCTGGACGGCTCAGATTTATTCATCACGTTCATTGGAGCCGCGGCATCAGCCAGTAACATCGTGGGAAGGATATTTTGGGGGATCATCTTCGACATGATAGGATGGAAGATTTCATGGATCATCCTTGTATCAGGCACGCTTTTCCTAACGGTGGCTTCTTACTTTCTTTTCGAGTACAACTTGACTGTATATGGAATATG GATAACCACCGTGTTCTTCATTCACTCTGGCGTATTTTCAATAGGACCAATGACAGCTCATCAGTTCTTTGGGCCAAAT AAATTTATTATGAGTGTCGGATTCCTTAACACGGCAAGGGCCGCATCGGGGCTAACGGCTCTGATCTACGCGAACTTCAACTTTTCGAGGTGGAACGACCACCTGCCGATCACGGTGTCGCTGATCTGCCTCGCTAGTCTGCTCATAATATGGCTTTTCAACACCGGTAAAAACAAAGGTGTGACTCCAGCTTAA
- a CDS encoding uncharacterized protein (ATP-NAD/AcoX kinase family protein), whose product MNRNTYEKDNYKRLFTSSECDSPIRNNSMEIVFNTKPKKILILMSPFNPKIDLVLDQLVSIIKEHLPTTEVIYDKSILSEIPETDKLWGEVQELYKGQVVTRFEDPEKTDNLQEKDLKDVDLVITVGGDGTMLRVNKVFRREIPPVVGLSMGSLGYLAKFNLEKVTETLSNIETRGFKISLRSQIQVTILDENGEPIIRRNALNECVIDRGLSPYITTLDVYYNGEYFTTVSGDGLMLTTPSGSTAYSMSAGGSIVHPHVEALLFTVICPHSISYRPLVLPSTSIIKVVIPPDNRGYVRVSLDGNYSCNIRHGCSVKITTSKTNFPLVLPKQTGTTKEWCRSLKENLHWNVRIRQQKLHVPSYVKAKDETTELQEFND is encoded by the exons ATGAATCGCAACACATACGAGAAGGATAATTATAAAAGACTCTTTACCAGCTCAGAGTGTGACTCACCAATCCGGAATAACAGTATGGAAATAGTGTTTAATACTAAGCCTAAAAAAATACTGATACTAATGTCACCCTTTAACCCGAAAATAGATTTGGTGCTTGACCAGCTGGTTTCAATAATAAAGGAACATTTGCCCACAACAGAAGTAATATACGACAAGTCAATACTGTCAGAAATACCGGAAACAGATAAACTTTGGGGAGAAGTGCAGGAGCTGTACAAGGGCCAAGTGGTGACACGCTTCGAGGACCCGGAGAAGACGGACAACCTGCAGGaaaaggacctgaaggacgtgGACCTGGTGATAACAGTGGGAGGAGACGGAACAATGCTGAGAGTGAACAAGGTGTTCCGCCGAGAAATACCGCCAGTAGTTGGCCTCTCAATGGGCTCGCTGGGCTACCTGGCGAAATTCAACCTGGAAAAAGTAACAGAAACACTGTCAAACATAGAGACGAGAGGCTTTAAAATATCACTAAGATCGCAAATTCAAGTGACAATATTGGATGAAAACGGAGAACCGATAATAAGAAGAAACGCATTAAACGAATGCGTAATTGACAGGG GCCTCTCACCTTATATAACGACCCTGGATGTTTACTATAACGGAGAATATTTTACGACGGTTTCTGGAGACGGGTTGATGCTGACAACGCCAAGTGGGTCGACCGCGTACTCGATGTCAGCGGGAGGATCAATAGTACACCCACAT GTGGAAGCGCTGCTGTTCACGGTTATATGCCCGCACTCGATATCGTACCGGCCCCTGGTGCTCCCGAGCACCTCGATCATAAAGGTGGTGATACCGCCGGACAACAGGGGGTACGTCAGAGTGTCGCTGGACGGAAACTACTCGTGCAACATCAGGCACGGGTGCTCAGTCAAAATCACGACCTCGAAGACTAACTTCCCACTGGTTCTGCCCAAGCAGACGGGAACGACGAAGGAGTGGTGCAGGTCGCTGAAGGAAAACCTGCACTGGAACGTGAGAATAAGGCAGCAGAAGCTGCACGTGCCGTCGTACGTGAAGGCGAAAGACGAGACGACGGAGTTGCAGGAGTTTAACGACTAG